A genomic window from Methanovulcanius yangii includes:
- a CDS encoding EVE domain-containing protein produces MVRYWLSAHTVDTWRGFLESGTQDAGWSEKKGKRVKQIQPGDRLIFYIVGEKVFAGYAQVTEGHHYDPSLRFAGDRYPHRVTFDNLKVLDKQDWVSMDPFKKELNFYNYHKGIYSSFIWRSPSEFDQHDAGILIGKIDEAAVK; encoded by the coding sequence ATGGTTCGCTATTGGCTGTCTGCACATACTGTCGATACGTGGCGGGGATTTCTTGAGAGTGGGACGCAGGATGCGGGGTGGAGCGAGAAGAAAGGAAAGAGAGTGAAGCAGATTCAGCCCGGCGATCGTTTGATCTTCTATATCGTCGGGGAGAAGGTGTTTGCAGGATATGCACAGGTGACCGAGGGGCATCACTATGATCCATCCCTTCGCTTTGCCGGAGACAGATATCCCCACAGAGTCACCTTTGATAATCTGAAAGTTCTGGACAAACAAGATTGGGTTTCGATGGATCCGTTCAAAAAGGAGCTGAATTTTTACAACTACCATAAAGGAATATATTCCTCGTTTATCTGGCGTTCTCCGTCAGAATTTGACCAACATGATGCAGGTATTCTCATCGGCAAGATCGACGAAGCGGCCGTGAAGTAA
- a CDS encoding helix-turn-helix transcriptional regulator, whose translation MKSGNSKQIDRKRKVTKPLVIRKLTSFERRILRLLDEGFDQSHIARRLGVTRQAISKRIIKWEKLGYISKHSNNSKYRVIYNVHPQILSNIQKKSHCRVHNVRIKINYSSSGKPSLDPRAGYIKSYQPNGPERHLFHLHDVDNYLDITIDIHPGTIIAYPQSGQNIIASSIDESIHLTRISLEKAVMEFIRLQKEFNVQIDLHTSIHRAEMISDIHYAFPFSKIHLPQFQGISNGYFYIDGSPEDHGHQDMVELETHDKLSACIFDEFLKRYKNDSESITQLMADIEVVANYLRIAKRKSTDNSRDSEHH comes from the coding sequence ATGAAGAGTGGAAACTCTAAACAAATTGATAGAAAAAGGAAAGTTACCAAGCCATTGGTAATTCGAAAATTGACTTCATTTGAGAGAAGAATTCTGCGACTTTTAGATGAAGGATTTGATCAAAGTCATATTGCACGTCGTCTGGGAGTAACTAGACAAGCTATTTCTAAAAGAATTATAAAATGGGAAAAATTGGGATATATCTCTAAACATTCGAATAATTCCAAATATCGAGTGATTTACAACGTCCACCCGCAAATACTGTCAAATATTCAAAAGAAGTCTCATTGTCGAGTCCATAATGTTCGAATAAAAATCAATTATTCATCGTCTGGCAAACCTTCATTGGATCCCAGGGCGGGTTACATAAAGTCCTATCAACCCAATGGTCCTGAAAGACATTTATTTCATTTACATGACGTCGATAACTATTTGGATATTACAATTGACATCCATCCAGGAACAATTATTGCATATCCACAATCTGGCCAAAATATTATCGCCAGTAGTATTGATGAGTCAATTCATTTGACTAGGATATCCTTGGAAAAAGCGGTAATGGAATTCATTCGTCTTCAAAAAGAATTCAATGTACAAATCGATTTACATACTTCAATTCATAGAGCGGAAATGATTAGTGATATTCATTACGCATTTCCATTCTCTAAAATTCATTTGCCGCAATTTCAGGGCATTTCGAATGGATACTTCTATATCGATGGGAGTCCGGAAGATCATGGACATCAAGATATGGTGGAGTTGGAAACGCATGATAAATTATCCGCATGTATCTTTGATGAATTTTTGAAACGATACAAAAATGATTCTGAATCGATAACCCAATTGATGGCAGATATCGAAGTTGTTGCAAATTACTTGCGAATAGCTAAAAGAAAATCTACTGATAATTCACGAGATTCGGAACATCATTAA